A window from Streptomyces sp. NBC_00299 encodes these proteins:
- the rpsM gene encoding 30S ribosomal protein S13, translated as MARVSGVDIPREKRVEVALTYVFGIGRTLSQLTLAETGIDPNTRVRDLSEEQLVAIREYVDNNIKTEGDLRREIQADIRRKVEIGCYQGLRHRRGLPVRGQRTSTNARTRKGPRRAIAGKKKPGKK; from the coding sequence ATGGCACGCGTTTCCGGTGTTGACATCCCGCGCGAAAAGCGCGTGGAGGTCGCCCTCACCTACGTGTTCGGCATCGGCCGGACCCTTTCGCAGCTGACGCTGGCGGAGACGGGCATCGACCCGAACACCCGTGTTCGTGACCTGAGCGAAGAGCAGCTCGTCGCGATCCGCGAGTACGTCGACAACAACATCAAGACCGAGGGTGACCTCCGTCGCGAGATCCAGGCCGACATCCGCCGCAAGGTCGAGATCGGCTGCTACCAGGGTCTGCGTCACCGCCGTGGCCTGCCGGTCCGCGGTCAGCGCACCAGCACCAACGCCCGCACCCGCAAGGGCCCGCGTCGCGCCATCGCCGGCAAGAAGAAGCCGGGCAAGAAGTAG
- the rpmJ gene encoding 50S ribosomal protein L36 produces MKVKPSVKKICDKCRVIRRHGRVMVICENPRHKQRQG; encoded by the coding sequence ATGAAGGTCAAGCCGAGCGTCAAGAAGATCTGCGACAAGTGCAGGGTGATCCGCCGTCACGGTCGGGTCATGGTCATCTGCGAGAACCCGCGCCACAAGCAGCGCCAGGGCTGA
- the infA gene encoding translation initiation factor IF-1, with protein MAKKQGAIEIEGTVVESLPNAMFKVELQNGHQVLAHISGKMRMHYIRILPDDRVVVELSPYDLTRGRIVYRYK; from the coding sequence GTGGCCAAGAAGCAAGGTGCCATCGAGATCGAGGGCACTGTCGTCGAGTCTCTGCCGAACGCCATGTTCAAGGTCGAGCTCCAGAACGGCCACCAGGTCCTGGCACACATCAGCGGCAAGATGCGCATGCACTACATCCGCATCCTCCCTGACGACCGGGTCGTGGTGGAGTTGTCTCCGTACGACCTGACGCGTGGCCGGATCGTCTACCGCTACAAGTAG
- the map gene encoding type I methionyl aminopeptidase — MVQIKSPEQIAKMREAGLVVAAIHAATREAAVPGASTKDLDEVARKVLAEHGAKSNFLGYGGFPATICTSVNDVVVHGIPSEDVVLKDGDIISIDCGAIIDGWHGDAAYTAFVGSGHAPELVELSRVTEESMWAGIAAMKQGNRLVDVSRAIETYIRRQPKPGGGRYGIIEDYGGHGIGTEMHMDPHLLNYVDRRRGKGPKLVPGFCLAIEPMVSLGTPKTEVLSDDWTVITTDGTWSSHWEHSVALTEAGPLVLTSPDGGKAKLAEYGIVTAPDPSA; from the coding sequence ATGGTGCAGATCAAGAGCCCCGAGCAGATCGCCAAGATGCGTGAGGCGGGGCTGGTCGTCGCCGCCATTCACGCGGCCACGCGTGAGGCCGCGGTTCCCGGGGCCAGCACCAAGGATCTGGACGAGGTCGCCCGCAAGGTCCTCGCGGAGCACGGTGCCAAGTCGAACTTCCTCGGCTACGGCGGCTTCCCTGCGACCATCTGCACCTCCGTGAACGACGTCGTCGTCCACGGCATCCCGTCCGAGGACGTCGTCCTCAAGGACGGCGACATCATCTCCATCGACTGCGGCGCGATCATCGACGGCTGGCACGGCGACGCCGCCTACACCGCCTTCGTGGGCTCCGGTCACGCTCCGGAGCTGGTCGAGCTCTCCCGGGTGACCGAGGAGTCGATGTGGGCCGGCATCGCGGCCATGAAGCAGGGCAACCGCCTCGTCGACGTCTCCCGTGCCATCGAGACGTACATCCGCCGGCAGCCCAAGCCGGGCGGCGGGCGCTACGGGATCATCGAGGACTACGGCGGCCACGGCATCGGCACCGAGATGCACATGGACCCGCATCTGCTGAACTACGTCGACCGGCGGCGCGGGAAGGGGCCGAAGCTGGTCCCGGGCTTCTGCCTCGCGATCGAGCCGATGGTCTCGCTGGGCACCCCGAAGACGGAGGTCCTGTCGGACGACTGGACCGTGATCACCACCGACGGCACCTGGTCGTCGCACTGGGAGCACTCGGTTGCGCTGACCGAGGCGGGGCCGCTGGTGCTCACCTCTCCGGACGGCGGCAAGGCGAAGCTGGCCGAGTACGGGATTGTCACCGCGCCGGATCCGTCGGCCTGA
- a CDS encoding adenylate kinase yields the protein MRIVLVGPPGAGKGTQAAFLAKNLSIPHISTGDLFRANISQQTELGKLAKSYMDAGNLVPDEVTIGMAKDRMEKPDAEGGFLLDGFPRNVSQAEALDEMLQSESMKLDAVLDLEVPEEEVVKRIAGRRICRKDSSHVFHVTYSQPKKEGVCDVCGGELYQRDDDSEETVRKRLEVYHTQTEPIIDYYKTQGLVVTISALGKVEDVTARAMEALQRDGDGK from the coding sequence ATGCGTATCGTCCTCGTCGGGCCGCCGGGCGCCGGTAAGGGAACGCAGGCTGCGTTCCTCGCCAAGAACCTGTCGATCCCGCACATCTCCACGGGCGACCTGTTCCGCGCCAACATCAGCCAGCAGACGGAGCTCGGGAAACTCGCGAAGTCCTACATGGACGCGGGCAACCTGGTGCCGGACGAGGTCACCATCGGGATGGCCAAGGACCGCATGGAGAAGCCGGACGCCGAGGGTGGCTTCCTGCTGGACGGCTTCCCGCGCAATGTGTCCCAGGCCGAGGCGCTCGACGAGATGCTCCAGTCCGAGAGCATGAAGCTGGACGCCGTCCTGGACCTCGAAGTCCCCGAGGAAGAGGTCGTCAAGCGGATCGCCGGGCGGCGGATCTGCCGCAAGGACTCCAGCCACGTCTTCCACGTGACGTACAGCCAGCCGAAGAAGGAAGGCGTCTGCGACGTCTGCGGCGGCGAGCTGTACCAGCGGGACGACGACTCGGAGGAGACGGTCCGCAAGCGCCTCGAGGTCTACCACACGCAGACCGAGCCGATCATCGACTACTACAAGACGCAGGGACTGGTGGTCACCATCTCCGCGCTCGGCAAGGTCGAAGACGTCACGGCGCGCGCCATGGAGGCGCTTCAGCGTGACGGGGACGGCAAGTAG
- the secY gene encoding preprotein translocase subunit SecY has product MLTAFARAFKTPDLRKKLLFTLGIIVIFRVGTHIPIPGVDYRAVQVCIDQADANQGLFGLVNMFSGGALLQITIFALGIMPYITASIILQLLTVVIPRLEALKKEGQAGTAKITQYTRYLTVALAVLQGTGLVATARSGALFQNCQVANQIVPDRSIFTTVVMVITMTAGTAMVMWLGELITDRGIGNGMSILMFISIAATFPSALWAIKKQGSLADGWIEFGTVVAVGLVMIGLVVFVEQAQRRIPVQYAKRMIGRRSYGGTSTYIPLKVNQAGIIPVIFASSLLYIPALIAQFAGGNAGWKTWIEQNLALTDAPLHITLYFFLIIFFAFFYVAISFNPEEVADNMKKYGGFIPGIRAGRPTAEYLSYVLNRITWPGSLYLGLIALVPTMALAGFGANQNFPFGGTSILIIVGVGLETVKQIESQLQQRNYEGFLR; this is encoded by the coding sequence GTGCTCACCGCGTTCGCCCGGGCGTTCAAGACGCCCGACCTGCGCAAGAAGCTGCTCTTCACGCTCGGCATCATCGTGATCTTCCGGGTCGGTACCCACATTCCGATTCCCGGCGTCGATTACCGGGCCGTACAGGTCTGCATCGACCAGGCGGACGCCAACCAGGGCCTTTTCGGTCTGGTCAACATGTTCAGTGGCGGCGCGCTGCTTCAGATCACGATCTTCGCTCTCGGCATCATGCCGTACATCACGGCGAGCATCATCCTGCAGCTGCTGACCGTCGTGATCCCGCGCCTGGAAGCCTTGAAGAAGGAAGGCCAGGCCGGTACCGCGAAGATCACGCAGTACACCCGCTACCTGACGGTGGCGCTCGCCGTACTGCAGGGCACGGGTCTGGTGGCCACCGCGCGCAGCGGTGCGCTCTTCCAGAACTGCCAGGTCGCCAACCAGATCGTGCCTGACCGCTCGATCTTCACCACCGTCGTGATGGTCATCACCATGACCGCCGGTACGGCCATGGTCATGTGGCTCGGTGAGCTGATCACCGACCGCGGCATCGGCAACGGCATGTCGATCCTGATGTTCATCTCGATCGCCGCGACCTTCCCGTCCGCGCTGTGGGCCATCAAGAAGCAGGGCTCCCTGGCCGACGGCTGGATCGAGTTCGGCACCGTGGTCGCGGTCGGTCTCGTCATGATCGGCCTGGTGGTCTTCGTCGAGCAGGCTCAGCGCCGAATCCCCGTCCAGTACGCGAAGCGCATGATCGGCCGCCGGTCCTACGGCGGTACTTCGACGTACATTCCGCTGAAGGTCAACCAGGCGGGCATCATCCCTGTGATCTTTGCCTCGTCGCTGCTCTACATCCCGGCGCTGATCGCCCAGTTCGCCGGCGGGAACGCCGGCTGGAAGACCTGGATCGAGCAGAACCTCGCGCTGACGGACGCTCCGCTGCACATCACGCTGTACTTCTTCCTGATCATTTTCTTCGCGTTCTTCTACGTGGCCATCTCGTTCAACCCCGAGGAAGTCGCGGACAACATGAAGAAGTATGGTGGCTTCATCCCGGGCATCCGGGCTGGCCGACCGACCGCTGAGTACCTTTCGTACGTACTCAACCGGATCACTTGGCCGGGCTCGCTGTACTTGGGCCTGATCGCTCTCGTGCCGACGATGGCGTTGGCTGGTTTCGGGGCAAACCAGAACTTCCCGTTCGGCGGGACCAGCATCCTGATCATCGTGGGTGTCGGTCTCGAAACGGTGAAGCAGATCGAGAGCCAGCTCCAGCAGCGCAATTACGAAGGGTTCCTCCGCTGA
- the rplO gene encoding 50S ribosomal protein L15, whose amino-acid sequence MAENNPLKIHNLRPAPGAKTAKTRVGRGEASKGKTAGRGTKGTKARYQVPERFEGGQMPLHMRLPKLKGFKNPFKTEFQVVNLDKLAALYPEGGEVTVEGLVEKGAVRKNSLVKVLGQGEISVALQVTVDAVSGSAKEKITAAGGSVTELV is encoded by the coding sequence ATGGCGGAGAACAACCCGCTGAAGATCCACAACCTCCGTCCCGCCCCGGGCGCCAAGACCGCCAAGACCCGTGTGGGTCGTGGTGAGGCGTCGAAGGGTAAGACGGCCGGTCGTGGTACCAAGGGCACGAAGGCCCGCTACCAGGTTCCGGAGCGCTTCGAGGGTGGGCAGATGCCCCTCCACATGCGTCTTCCGAAGCTGAAGGGCTTCAAGAACCCGTTCAAGACCGAGTTCCAGGTCGTGAACCTCGACAAGCTGGCCGCGCTCTACCCCGAGGGTGGCGAGGTCACGGTCGAGGGCCTGGTGGAGAAGGGTGCTGTTCGCAAGAACAGCCTCGTCAAGGTCCTCGGCCAGGGTGAGATCTCCGTGGCGCTGCAGGTGACGGTTGACGCCGTCTCCGGCTCCGCCAAGGAGAAGATCACCGCCGCCGGCGGCAGCGTCACCGAGCTCGTCTGA
- the rpmD gene encoding 50S ribosomal protein L30 has product MAQLKITQVKSYIGSKQNHRDTLRSLGLKGINTQVVKEDRPEFRGMVHTVRHLVTVEEV; this is encoded by the coding sequence ATGGCGCAGCTCAAGATTACGCAGGTCAAGTCCTACATCGGCAGCAAGCAGAACCACCGTGACACCCTGCGCTCCCTTGGTCTCAAGGGGATCAACACGCAGGTCGTCAAGGAGGACCGCCCCGAGTTCCGCGGCATGGTGCACACCGTCCGCCACCTCGTGACGGTTGAGGAGGTCTGA
- the rpsE gene encoding 30S ribosomal protein S5 yields the protein MAGPQRRGGGAGGGERRDRKGRDGGAAAAEKTAYVERVVAINRVAKVVKGGRRFSFTALVVVGDGDGTVGVGYGKAKEVPAAIAKGVEEAKKHFFKVPRIQGTIPHPIQGEKAAGVVLLKPASPGTGVIAGGPVRAVLECAGIHDILSKSLGSDNAINIVHATVAALKGLQRPEEVAARRGLPLEDVAPAALLRARAGAGA from the coding sequence ATGGCTGGACCCCAGCGCCGCGGTGGCGGTGCCGGTGGCGGCGAGCGGCGGGACCGGAAGGGCCGTGACGGCGGCGCAGCTGCCGCCGAGAAGACCGCTTACGTTGAGCGCGTTGTCGCGATCAACCGTGTCGCCAAGGTTGTGAAGGGTGGTCGTCGCTTCAGCTTCACCGCGCTGGTCGTGGTGGGCGATGGTGACGGCACCGTCGGTGTCGGTTACGGAAAGGCCAAGGAGGTGCCGGCCGCCATCGCCAAGGGTGTTGAGGAGGCCAAGAAGCACTTCTTCAAGGTCCCCCGTATCCAGGGCACCATCCCGCACCCGATCCAGGGTGAGAAGGCTGCCGGCGTCGTGCTGCTCAAGCCCGCGTCGCCCGGTACCGGTGTTATCGCCGGTGGTCCGGTGCGTGCCGTGCTCGAGTGCGCCGGTATCCACGACATCCTGTCGAAGTCGCTCGGCTCCGACAACGCGATCAACATCGTGCACGCGACCGTGGCGGCCCTGAAGGGCCTGCAGCGTCCCGAGGAGGTCGCGGCCCGCCGTGGTCTGCCGCTCGAGGACGTCGCCCCCGCGGCTCTTCTCCGTGCGCGTGCCGGGGCGGGTGCGTAA
- the rplR gene encoding 50S ribosomal protein L18 has product MAYGQKILKGDAYKRAAIKRRHIRIRKHINGTAERPRLVVTRSNRHIVAQVIDDIKGHTLASASTLDTTIRGGEGDKSAQAKQVGALVAERAKAAGVEAVVFDRGGNQYAGRIAALADAAREAGLKF; this is encoded by the coding sequence ATGGCATACGGACAGAAGATCCTTAAGGGCGACGCCTACAAGCGCGCCGCGATCAAGCGCCGCCACATCCGGATCCGTAAGCACATCAACGGAACGGCGGAGCGTCCGCGTCTGGTCGTTACCCGCTCGAACCGCCACATCGTGGCCCAGGTGATCGACGACATCAAGGGTCACACCCTGGCGTCGGCGTCCACCCTGGACACCACGATCCGCGGTGGCGAGGGCGACAAGTCCGCGCAGGCCAAGCAGGTCGGCGCCCTGGTCGCCGAGCGCGCCAAGGCCGCCGGCGTCGAGGCTGTCGTATTCGACCGTGGTGGCAACCAGTACGCCGGGCGCATTGCTGCCCTGGCGGATGCCGCCCGCGAAGCCGGGCTCAAGTTCTGA
- the rplF gene encoding 50S ribosomal protein L6, whose translation MSRIGKLPITVPAGVDVTIDGRTVSVKGPKGELTHTVAAPIDIVRDEDGVLNVTRPNDERQNKALHGLSRTLVANMITGVTQGYVKKLEISGVGYRVTAKGSNLEFALGYSHPITVEAPEGITFKVEAPTRFSVEGIDKQKVGEVAANIRKLRKPDPYKAKGVKYEGEVIRRKVGKAGK comes from the coding sequence ATGTCGCGTATTGGCAAGCTCCCCATCACGGTTCCCGCCGGCGTGGACGTCACCATCGACGGCCGTACGGTTTCGGTCAAGGGCCCCAAGGGCGAACTGACCCACACCGTTGCCGCGCCGATCGACATCGTCAGGGATGAGGACGGCGTTCTGAACGTCACCCGCCCGAACGACGAGCGTCAGAACAAGGCCCTGCACGGCCTGTCCCGCACGCTGGTGGCGAACATGATCACCGGCGTGACCCAGGGTTACGTGAAGAAGCTCGAGATCAGCGGTGTCGGTTACCGCGTGACGGCCAAGGGTTCGAACCTGGAGTTCGCTCTGGGCTACAGCCACCCGATCACCGTCGAGGCCCCCGAGGGCATCACCTTCAAGGTGGAGGCCCCCACCCGGTTCTCGGTCGAGGGCATCGACAAGCAGAAGGTCGGCGAGGTTGCGGCCAACATCCGCAAGCTGCGCAAGCCCGACCCGTACAAGGCCAAGGGCGTCAAGTACGAGGGCGAAGTCATCCGCCGCAAGGTCGGAAAGGCGGGTAAGTAA
- the rpsH gene encoding 30S ribosomal protein S8 — protein sequence MTMTDPIADMLTRLRNANSAYHDSVTMPASKIKSHIAEILQQEGFITGWKVEDAEVGKNLVLELKFGPNRERSIAGIKRISKPGLRVYAKSTNLPKVLGGLGVAIISTSHGLLTDKQAGKKGVGGEVLAYVW from the coding sequence ATGACCATGACTGATCCGATCGCAGACATGCTTACGCGTCTGCGGAACGCGAACTCGGCATACCACGACTCCGTGACGATGCCGGCATCGAAGATCAAGTCTCACATCGCGGAGATCCTCCAGCAGGAGGGCTTCATCACGGGCTGGAAGGTCGAGGACGCCGAGGTCGGCAAGAACCTCGTTCTCGAGCTGAAGTTCGGCCCGAACCGTGAGCGCTCCATCGCGGGCATCAAGCGGATCTCCAAGCCCGGTCTCCGGGTGTACGCGAAGTCCACCAACCTGCCGAAGGTGCTCGGCGGCCTGGGCGTGGCGATCATCTCGACGTCCCACGGGCTCCTCACCGACAAGCAGGCCGGCAAGAAGGGCGTGGGTGGGGAAGTCCTCGCCTACGTCTGGTAG
- a CDS encoding type Z 30S ribosomal protein S14: MAKKALIAKAARKPKFGVRGYTRCQRCGRPHSVYRKFGLCRVCLREMAHRGELPGVTKSSW, encoded by the coding sequence ATGGCGAAGAAGGCTCTGATCGCGAAGGCTGCTCGCAAGCCCAAGTTCGGCGTGCGTGGCTACACGCGCTGCCAGCGTTGTGGCCGTCCCCACTCCGTGTACCGCAAGTTCGGCCTGTGCCGCGTGTGCCTTCGTGAGATGGCTCACCGTGGCGAACTGCCGGGCGTGACCAAGAGCTCCTGGTAA
- the rplE gene encoding 50S ribosomal protein L5, producing MATTTTPRLKTKYREEIAGKLRDEFKYENVMQIPGLVKIVVNMGVGDAARDSKLIEGAIRDLTTITGQKPAVTKARKSIAQFKLREGQPIGAHVTLRGDRMWEFLDRTLSLALPRIRDFRGLSPKQFDGRGNYTFGLTEQVMFHEIDQDKIDRTRGMDITVVTTATNDAEGRALLRHLGFPFKEA from the coding sequence ATGGCTACCACCACCACTCCGCGTCTGAAGACGAAGTACCGCGAGGAGATCGCGGGCAAGCTGCGTGACGAGTTCAAGTACGAGAACGTCATGCAGATCCCCGGCCTCGTCAAGATCGTGGTCAACATGGGTGTGGGCGACGCCGCCCGCGACTCCAAGCTGATCGAGGGCGCCATCCGCGACCTCACCACGATCACCGGTCAGAAGCCGGCCGTCACCAAGGCCCGCAAGTCCATCGCGCAGTTCAAGCTGCGTGAGGGCCAGCCGATCGGTGCCCACGTCACGCTCCGTGGCGACCGCATGTGGGAGTTCCTGGACCGCACCCTGTCGCTCGCGCTCCCGCGCATCCGCGACTTCCGTGGTCTGTCCCCCAAGCAGTTCGACGGCCGTGGCAACTACACCTTCGGTCTCACCGAGCAGGTCATGTTCCACGAGATCGACCAGGACAAGATCGACCGCACCCGGGGTATGGACATCACCGTGGTGACCACGGCGACCAACGACGCTGAGGGCCGCGCGCTCCTTCGTCACCTCGGCTTCCCCTTCAAGGAGGCGTGA
- the rplX gene encoding 50S ribosomal protein L24, translated as MKIKKGDLVQVITGKDKGKQGKVIAAYPRDERVLVEGVNRVKKHTKAGPTAKGSQAGGIVTTEAPIHVSNVQLVVEKDGNKVVTRVGYRFDDEGNKIRVAKRTGEDI; from the coding sequence ATGAAGATCAAGAAGGGCGACCTGGTCCAGGTCATCACCGGTAAGGACAAGGGCAAGCAGGGCAAGGTCATTGCCGCTTACCCGCGCGACGAGCGTGTCCTGGTCGAGGGTGTCAACCGGGTCAAGAAGCACACCAAGGCCGGCCCGACCGCCAAGGGTTCGCAGGCCGGCGGCATCGTCACGACCGAGGCGCCGATCCACGTCTCCAACGTCCAGCTGGTCGTTGAGAAGGACGGCAACAAGGTTGTCACGCGTGTCGGTTACCGCTTCGACGACGAAGGCAACAAGATCCGCGTTGCCAAGCGGACGGGTGAGGACATCTGA
- the rplN gene encoding 50S ribosomal protein L14 — MIQQESRLRVADNTGAKEILCIRVLGGSGRRYAGIGDVIVATVKDAIPGGNVKKGDVVKAVIVRTVKERRRPDGSYIRFDENAAVILKNDGDPRGTRIFGPVGRELREKKFMKIISLAPEVL, encoded by the coding sequence GTGATCCAGCAGGAGTCGCGACTGCGTGTCGCCGACAACACTGGTGCGAAGGAGATCCTTTGCATCCGTGTGCTCGGTGGCTCCGGTCGCCGCTACGCGGGCATCGGTGACGTCATCGTCGCCACCGTCAAGGACGCGATCCCCGGTGGCAACGTGAAGAAGGGTGACGTCGTCAAGGCGGTCATCGTTCGCACCGTCAAGGAGCGCCGCCGTCCGGACGGCTCGTACATCCGCTTCGACGAGAACGCCGCCGTCATTCTGAAGAACGACGGCGACCCTCGCGGCACCCGTATCTTCGGCCCCGTCGGCCGTGAGCTGCGCGAGAAGAAGTTCATGAAGATCATCTCGCTCGCGCCGGAGGTGCTGTAA
- the rpsQ gene encoding 30S ribosomal protein S17, whose amino-acid sequence MSESNVTEQTAEARGFRKTREGLVVSDKMDKTVVVAVEDRVKHALYGKVIRRTNKLKAHDEQNAAGVGDRVLLMETRPLSATKRWRIVEILEKAK is encoded by the coding sequence ATGAGTGAGAGCAACGTGACTGAGCAGACTGCAGAGGCCCGCGGCTTCCGCAAGACCCGTGAGGGTCTCGTCGTCAGCGACAAGATGGACAAGACCGTCGTCGTCGCCGTCGAGGACCGCGTCAAGCACGCGCTGTACGGCAAGGTCATCCGCCGTACGAACAAGCTCAAGGCGCACGACGAGCAGAACGCTGCCGGCGTCGGCGACCGCGTCCTCCTGATGGAGACGCGTCCGCTGTCGGCGACCAAGCGCTGGCGCATCGTCGAGATCCTCGAGAAGGCCAAGTAA
- the rpmC gene encoding 50S ribosomal protein L29 yields the protein MSAGTKASELRELGDEELLAKLREAKEELFNLRFQAATGQLENHGRLKAVRKDIARIYTLMRERELGIETVESA from the coding sequence ATGTCGGCCGGTACCAAGGCGTCCGAGCTGCGCGAGCTGGGTGACGAGGAGCTTCTGGCGAAGCTTCGCGAAGCCAAGGAAGAGCTGTTCAACCTCCGCTTCCAGGCGGCGACCGGTCAGCTCGAGAACCACGGTCGGCTCAAGGCCGTCCGTAAGGACATCGCGCGGATCTACACCCTGATGCGTGAGCGCGAGCTGGGCATCGAGACGGTGGAGAGCGCCTGA
- the rplP gene encoding 50S ribosomal protein L16, giving the protein MLIPRRVKHRKQHHPKRRGQAKGGTTVAFGEYGIQALTPAYVTNRQIEAARIAMTRHIKRGGKVWINIYPDRPLTKKPAETRMGSGKGSPEWWIANVHPGRVMFELSYPNEKIAREALTRAAHKLPMKCRIVKREAGEA; this is encoded by the coding sequence ATGCTGATCCCCCGTAGGGTCAAGCACCGCAAGCAGCACCACCCGAAGCGCCGTGGTCAGGCCAAGGGCGGTACGACGGTCGCGTTCGGCGAGTACGGCATTCAGGCCCTCACGCCGGCGTACGTGACCAACCGCCAGATCGAGGCGGCCCGTATCGCCATGACCCGCCACATCAAGCGTGGCGGCAAGGTCTGGATCAACATTTACCCGGACCGCCCGCTCACGAAGAAGCCTGCCGAGACCCGCATGGGTTCCGGTAAGGGTTCGCCGGAGTGGTGGATCGCGAACGTGCACCCGGGCCGGGTCATGTTCGAGCTGTCCTACCCCAACGAGAAGATCGCCCGTGAGGCCCTGACTCGCGCAGCCCACAAGCTGCCGATGAAGTGCCGGATCGTCAAGCGCGAGGCAGGTGAAGCGTGA
- the rpsC gene encoding 30S ribosomal protein S3, translated as MGQKVNPHGFRLGVTTDFKSRWYADKLYKDYVKEDVAIRRMMTSGMERAGISKVEIERTRDRVRVDIHTARPGIVIGRRGAEADRIRGDLEKLTGKQVQLNILEVKSPETDAQLVAQAVAEQLSSRVSFRRAMRKSMQGTMKAGAKGIKIQCGGRLGGAEMSRSEFYREGRVPLHTLRANVDYGFFEAKTTFGRIGVKVWIYKGDVKNIAEVRAENAAARAGNRPARGGGSDRPARGGRGGERRGRKPQQAAGAEAPKAEAPAAPAESTGTEA; from the coding sequence ATGGGCCAGAAGGTTAACCCGCATGGGTTCCGGCTCGGTGTCACCACGGACTTCAAGTCCCGGTGGTACGCCGACAAGCTGTACAAGGACTACGTCAAGGAAGACGTCGCCATCCGTCGGATGATGACGTCCGGCATGGAGCGCGCCGGCATCTCGAAGGTTGAGATCGAGCGCACCCGTGACCGCGTGCGGGTGGACATCCACACCGCTCGTCCGGGCATCGTCATCGGCCGCCGTGGCGCCGAGGCCGACCGCATCCGCGGTGACCTCGAGAAGCTCACGGGCAAGCAGGTCCAGCTGAACATCCTCGAGGTCAAGAGCCCCGAGACCGACGCTCAGCTGGTTGCCCAGGCCGTTGCCGAGCAGCTCTCCTCCCGCGTCTCCTTCCGTCGCGCCATGCGTAAGAGCATGCAGGGCACGATGAAGGCCGGCGCCAAGGGCATCAAGATCCAGTGCGGTGGCCGTCTCGGCGGCGCCGAGATGTCCCGCTCGGAGTTCTACCGCGAGGGCCGTGTGCCCCTGCACACGCTCCGCGCGAACGTGGACTACGGCTTCTTCGAGGCCAAGACGACCTTCGGCCGCATCGGTGTGAAGGTCTGGATCTACAAGGGCGACGTCAAGAACATCGCCGAGGTCCGCGCCGAGAACGCTGCCGCCCGTGCGGGTAACCGCCCGGCCCGCGGTGGCGGCTCCGACCGCCCGGCCCGTGGTGGCCGCGGTGGCGAGCGGCGCGGTCGTAAGCCGCAGCAGGCTGCCGGCGCCGAGGCCCCCAAGGCCGAGGCCCCCGCCGCTCCGGCTGAGAGCACCGGAACGGAGGCCTGA
- the rplV gene encoding 50S ribosomal protein L22 — protein MEARAQARYIRVTPMKARRVVDLIRGMDATEAQAVLRFAPQAASVPVGKVLDSAIANAAHNYDHPDASSLVISEAYVDEGPTLKRFRPRAQGRAYRIRKRTSHITVVVSSKEGTR, from the coding sequence ATGGAAGCCAGGGCCCAGGCGCGGTACATCCGCGTTACGCCCATGAAGGCCCGCCGCGTGGTGGACCTTATCCGTGGCATGGACGCCACGGAGGCTCAGGCTGTTCTGCGATTCGCTCCGCAGGCAGCCTCCGTGCCGGTCGGCAAGGTGCTCGACAGCGCCATTGCCAACGCCGCGCACAACTACGACCACCCGGACGCCTCCTCGCTGGTGATCAGCGAGGCGTACGTCGACGAGGGCCCGACCCTGAAGCGGTTCCGGCCGCGCGCCCAGGGCCGTGCCTACCGGATCCGCAAGCGGACCAGCCACATCACCGTGGTCGTCAGCAGCAAGGAAGGAACCCGGTAA